In Cotesia glomerata isolate CgM1 linkage group LG1, MPM_Cglom_v2.3, whole genome shotgun sequence, one genomic interval encodes:
- the LOC123272625 gene encoding protein PFC0760c-like, whose amino-acid sequence MLVICPNHHHENLTSKKEYDINTLDENARKIITQIKIHHKDELRNELSNNLTLNTTKNLSDVSDLEIDETSALKMENDLLRQLNTELQARNSLLDKIVENGNFFNNKISTYADIAKGSEKSNEKVPKIIVKAKNINNNVETLEKMKKKLTSDISLPINNVRKNNNGCVSVKCKNMNDLQKVKSVLSDKLGNDYCVDLEHLSMPKVKVLNVENDLNKDELCEDIYYRNFLDLDDHYPIFVSLVSKPIKIIPKVAYSINYNKLAKLSGQYKWSVLTEIKDPDEFFKILIDKVQMLINESKFKVVNTVNKNNNKPRSNWITKVCAKISHERNYVNKIFKDSKKMWQYVSSKIGKKDKIARDIEYLICNEEIISDHQAIADEFVNFFTNIGEEIDPKIDGDKKIPEETKDTDDITENYILKKKSSEVQHLKEELTTYFANLKKSYQYLMTVINGYVQELKKRDDKLIELLNQSRPIFFDGLKMSSFLDQIKMVESQLYDTNNARDKLLNELYRILEHKLTNEKLLQDAYEKSKNEKNENNKISERGLDINPIFDLKNKVNNLEKDESFTDLNLGTFKNDENLNTLLDQQRQNVEELQQSEEYLQTSSNEFKFLEISKANEVKYENEYKKLSQEKIEWNEKLNYLREKLIKNEEDLKQVNNRLVQEENGMKALTTNISDNKKQLKLFELKITKLETLNNEIHNKLTNVTEDSLNKLLTDIQEVTEVRTTNDNIPIFSPEKSSHLSPAASSTLIALKSKDENSKNKIISLEETIEFCKFGISQLKRKIETLDALFDNTKKFRLYKDEFEYIQNELSTSRSDEQSFNQLDKQLGNKNLDEKMDLTTIKSLIEENQIIKNKLKEYESINKRLSNDLNKTEEGHANLSEKIHTLLNNVVGSRSSIGQLGNGFNQVKETLSTAKEDIDSLRKKTGRIKHDTVALKNHNESLKAEILVFNKQLNENNNHMKSMNKILELLKMKLHDKQTHSDELQSNFHDYKSNIKYLMTEVHILKKEIENLKKYCDIKEVKLNNTKIAEEGLYIVKNELTELTEKWDELISSIDYLKKQTEDSKNYPDEEYDEPKKKVTRSPADFSKKIKDISQKSPLQDELEILRSNTVNLEETIETSMVDNNHLYEELAKIQNDMSTLEVKSIKSLMVNDELIDKVKLITHENASLNKKVDRLHHYDNVDIESRHKEKLLIHDSLPTKTQISELRSKDIIDIIDNSMINSTFTNVNKLLKEVELDDKDTFDVEVANQSFDNVKVQQGTLKKLQKRNIVLHNNSEIIKTDLRMSKNENRNSNKINPRANESIIGIKTKDNVNFTNTARSKVESKRQFQRNISPKENIQVLNLGQRHVKTERQKGLREQNHEILNTSLKEFDDESSNKYCRDDNEDVFHEFHHFISKKMKKHLED is encoded by the exons ATGTTAGTTATCTGCCCTAATCATCATCATGAAAATCTAACCTCCaaaaaagagtatgatataaaCACATTGGATGAAAACGCCAGGAAAATTATAACGCagataaaaattcatcataaAGATGAATTACGCAATgaattaagtaataatttaacattgaatacaactaaaaatttatcagatgTATCTGATCTTGAGATAGATGAAACTTCTGCTCTGAAGATGGAGAATGACTTATTAAGACAACTAAATACTGAACTACAAGCCCGAAACAGTTTACTGGATAAGATTGttgaaaatggaaattttttcaataataaaatctcgACGTATGCTGATATTGCTAAAGGTTCTGAGAAATCAAATGAAAAAGTCCCTAAAATCATAGTGaaagctaaaaatataaataataatgttgaAACTTTGGAGaagatgaaaaagaaattaactAGTGATATTTCTTTACCTATTAATaatgtaagaaaaaataacaatggaTGTGTATCTGTTAAGTGTAAAAATATGAATGATTTACAGAAAGTTAAATCGGTTTTGAGTGATAAATTAGGTAATGACTATTGTGTGGACTTAGAGCATCTTAGCATGCCGAAAGTTAAAGTCTTAAATGTAGAAAACGACCTTAATAAAGATGAATTATGCGAGGATATATACTACAGGAATTTTCTGGACCTGGATG ATCATTATCCTATTTTTGTATCGCTAGTATCGAAacctataaaaataattccgaaAGTAGCCTACtctattaattacaataagcTAGCTAAATTAAGTGGTCAATATAAATGGTCAGTGCTTACTGAAATAAAAGACCctgatgaatttttcaaaatactgATTGACAAAGTTCAAATGCTCATTAATGAATCTAAATTTAAGGTAGTTAATAcagtaaacaaaaataataataaacctaGGAGTAACTGGATTACAAAAG tgTGTGCAAAAATTAGTCATGAAAGAAactatgtaaataaaatttttaaagacagCAAAAAGATGTGGCAATATGTCAGTAGTAAAATAGGTAAAAAGGATAAAATAGCGCGAGatatagaatatttaatcTGTAACGAAGAGATCATATCAGATCATCAGGCAATTGCTGATGAATTTGTAAATTTCTTCACTAATATTGGTGAAGA gattGATCCCAAAATTGatggagataaaaaaattcccgaagaAACAAAGGACACAGATGATATtacagaaaattatattttaaaaaagaagagCAGTGAAGTGCAACATTTAAAAGAGGAGTTAACAACTTACTTtgcaaatttgaaaaaaagctATCAATATTTGATGACTGTTATCAATGGTTATGtacaagaattaaaaaaacgtGACGATAAATTAATAGAATTACTGAATCAATCAAgaccaattttttttgatggacTTAAAATGAGCTCATTTTTAGATCAAATAAAAATGGTTGAGTCACAACTTTATGATACAAACAATGCACGTGACAAgttattaaatgaattatatagaattttaGAACACAAACTAACCAATGAAAAGCTCCTTCAAGATGCAtacgaaaaatctaaaaacgAAAAGaatgaaaacaataaaatttctgaGCGAGGGTTGGACATAAAtccaatttttgatttaaaaaataaagttaataatttggAAAAAGATGAATCATTCACAGATTTAAACCTTGGAACATTTAAAAACGATGAAAATTTGAACACGCTATTAGATCAACAAAGACAAAATGTTGAGGAATTGCAGCAATCGGAAGAGTATCTTCAAACATCCagtaatgaatttaaatttcttgaaaTTAGTAAGGCTAATGAAGTTAAATATGAAA ATGAGTATAAAAAGTTATcacaagaaaaaattgaatggaatgaaaaattgaattatcttAGAGaaaagttgattaaaaatgaagaaGACTTGAAACAAGTTAATAATCGATTAGTTCAAGAAGAAAATGGAATGAAAGCATTAACAACAAATATATCTGATAATAAAAAgcaattgaaattatttgaattgaaaattacgaaGCTAGAAACATTGAATAATGAAATTCACAATAAACTTACAAATGTTACAGAA gatagtttaaataaattactgacAGATATACAAGAAGTTACGGAAGTAAGAACAACTAATGATAATATTCCTATATTTTCTCCTGAAAAAAGTTCTCATCTTTCGCCCGCTGCATCAAGTACACTTATAGCATTAAAATCAAAggatgaaaattcaaaaaataagattattaGTTTAGAGGAAACTATTGAATTTTGCAAGTTTGGAATCTCTCAATTAAAACGTAAAATTGAAACCTTAGATGCTCTTTTTGACAATACTAAGAAATTCAGATTGTATAAAGATGAATTTGAATATATTCAAAATGAATTATCAACTAGTCGAAGTGATGAACAAAGTTTCAATCAGTTAGACAAACAACttggtaataaaaatttggatGAAAAAATGGACTTAACAACGATTAAAAGTCTAATAGAAgagaatcaaataattaaaaacaaattgaaaGAATATGAAAGTATCAACAAAAGATTAAGTAATGATTTGAATAAGACTGAAGAAGGTCATGCTAATTTAAGTGAAAAGATTCATACTTTACTAAACAATGTCGTAGGTTCAAGAAGTTCCATTGGACAATTAGGAAATGGATTCAATCAAGTAAAAGAAACACTTTCAACTGCGAAGGAAGATATTGATTCATTACGAAAAAAAACTGGCAGAATTAAACATGATACTGTggcattaaaaaatcataatgaaAGTTTGAAGGCTgagattttagtttttaataaacaattaaatgaaaataataaccatATGAAGTCTATGAACAAAATACTCGaactgttaaaaatgaaacttcACGATAAGCAAACCCATTCAGATGAGTTGCAGTCTAATTTTCATGATTATAagtcaaatattaaatatttgatgaCAGAAGTTCatattctaaaaaaagaaatagaaaatttgaagaaatatTGTGATATTAAagaagttaaattaaataatacaaaaattgcTGAGGAAGGTTtgtatattgtaaaaaatgaattaactgAATTAACCGAAAAatgggatgaacttatatcaaGTATTGACTATTTAAAGAAACAAACAGAAGATTCAAAGAATt ATCCAGATGAAGAATACGatgagccaaaaaaaaaagtgactcGTTCACCAGctgatttttcaaagaaaataaaagacaTTTCTCAAAAAAGTCCTCTGCAAGAtgaattagaaattttaaggAGTAACACCGTAAACTTGGAAGAAACTATTGAAACAAGTATGGTCGACAACAATCACCTATATGAGGAACttgcaaaaattcaaaatgacATGTCTACACTTGAAGTAAAATCTATTAAGTCATTAATGGTAAATGATGAACTTATCGATAaggttaaattaataactcaTGAGAACgctagtttaaataaaaaagtagacCGGTTGCATCATTATGATAATGTGGATATTGAAAGTAgacataaagaaaaattattaatacacgATAGTTTGCCAACTAAAACACAAATTTCCGAGTTGAGGAGTAAagatattattgatattattgaCAATAGTATGATTAACAGTACATTTAccaatgtaaataaattactcaaAGAAGTTGAATTGGACGACAAAGACACGTTTGACGTTGAAGTCGCTAATCAATCTTTTGACAACGTAAAAGTTCAGCAAGGAACTTTGAAGAAACtgcaaaaaagaaatatagtGTTGCATAATAAttcagaaataataaaaacagatTTACGAATGAGTAAAAATGAGAATCGAAATTCGAATAAGATAAATCCTAGAGCAAATGAATCAATTATAGGAATAAAAACTAAagataatgttaattttacaaacaCCGCTCGTAGTAAAGTTGAGAGTAAACGACAAttccaaagaaatatttctccaaaagaaaatattcaaGTACTAAATTTAGGACAACGGCACGTTAAAACAGAACGACAAAAAGGTCTGAGAGAACAAAATCATGAGATTCTGAACACTTCTTTAAAAGAATTTGATGATGAatcatcaaataaatattgtcgTGATGATAATGAAGATGTATTCCATGAGTTTCAtcactttatttctaaaaaaatgaagaaacaTCTTGAAG Attaa